ATATTTCATCCCAAAAATTCCTCCAGCCACACAGCCCATGAGGATATTGAGCCCCCAGCAAGTAATAAAGTGACACGCATGTAAATATGAAATATCTTCTAATTTATTgtgttatattaaaaaaaaaaaaaaaacaaaagtacaTATTGCAAACATCAACCATACACTGAAATCCAGCTGAAGCTTGTTCTGTGCAGAAGTCTAGACAGGTGGGAATGATTGTACAGAACAGGAATTTGCTGTTGTCCATGAAACAATTCCATTCAGACGGAAAGGTTCTACCTATGCTTTGCTCTAGGGTAGGATGGGAGCTTGGAGCcttgcccaggggctgctcaggggaTCCAAACCTGCCCTGGGGAAGTGCTACAGGGAGAGAGGTGGCAaggggacaccagggctggtccctgtcccctccttgtGCAGCCCCACCCatgacaggagctgggaggggacaaaATCCCTTCCCCAGGGGGACTTtgctcagctgccctgggctgtgctggcactgctggtgctgggggatggaagcagccagctctgctctccctggcactgggaggcagggaaggataATCTGAAGAGCTGCTCTTGTGCCCAGGacacctgccctgagccccaggtGCACCTGAGAGCTCAGAGTAAAACCACTTAGAGTAACGAGGCTCAGGGCTGAGAGCATCTGTGCAAGGGCATGACCAGGGTGTGGCCagagcaaggacagggacagcagggaaaggacaggCCCCAGGACAGCACAGGACAGGCCCCAGGACAGCACAGCTTGGCTGCACCACTCCACACCCCGAGGGTGAGCTCAGGAGTGAGCTCAGACAGAGTCTGCCCACAAACGCAGCAACAAAATCAAAATGGAAACTTTAACTCTCCTGGAGTGACTTTGCTAAACCAACAGCTCTACAAAGCACTGTACAAAGATTAAAAACAGCCCTCCCCTGGTTTTTAAGAACTTAGTTTGCATATCCTGAAAGGGAAAAGCCTGAAGCCAGTTAAGGATCTATTTACAGAGAAGTTAATCACGTAGCTGTGACCTGTCAGGTGCTTGGTACTGGTGCCACtcctggggctgaggctgctctgccgCACAGGACTGGATTTGGTCTGGGGTCTGCAggtcagcacagccagggatgagtggagagcagctcccagctggagtGAGCAGGGTTTGCTGCAGgactggggctgtccctggtcCCCTCTGTGGGACACAGCCTCCACCCccaagggctgctgcagatgctgaGAAGCCCAGTGACAGCCCAGGAATCACCAGTAAGTGCCAAAGTACACAGTGCTGGAGAAACAGCAGCCCAGGACTTCCCTGCCTCACCCTCAGCTCATCCCAGCCCCGAGAGGAGAGGCACTGGCTCCTTCCCcctctgcactgctccagccCTAGAGGGTGCTGCCAACAGGTTTAGGTACAACTCAAACTGGAAGCCCTGAGGTGTCAGGACAGAGCTGAAGCTGCTGAACCCCCAGGAGACTGTGGAGCTCTCAGTGAACaatcagcagctgcaggagaaagaggagagtaGACAGGTATAACACCCCAcctgccacagccagcagctgcctgcaatGTGGAGAAGTCTTTGGTTCCTAGAAAGATGGCCTCAGATTAAATTGGAAATCTTTGAGCTTTACTTGATGATCCAAAACTGTACAGCCACTTCCTGGTGTGTTTCAGCCTCTACCACCGAGCTCTGTGGAACAGAAGAACgtggctggtgctgctgcagcacctttGGTGTCACACTGTTCCCATGtcctcagcagccctgagccaggAGCACGGATCCTTGGAGCAGGaacacagagatgctgctgctccaggagtgTGGCTGTTAAAGCCAGTGCTAAATATTGCAGAGAAAGGGTCAAAAGAAACTCTAGCCCAGGGCGGAGTGCTCTGGTGTCACCCatgggtgctgctgcagtgcaagTTTAACACTTCCTACCTCAGGTTTCTCTCCCTCCTAGGACTGGTGACCTGAActgtcacagctgtggctctgctcagccccatgGAATGACAGCCCACCTCCCACCACTGCTGTCACTTGACTCCACAACAGGCAACAGGAGACAAGGAGGTAGATAAAATATTcattgaaagagaaaagcactcGTAGAAAACCACCAGTGCAGTGGCCTTCTCCATGCTCTGCCCTTCCACACACAGCTGCCATGGCTGGGAGGGTTTGGAACAGCCTCAGGGTAAAGTCAAACAGGGAATATCTGCCTCTGGGCCACTGCCTGCTTCTGTTCCCCTCactcagagcaggaaaatgctCCTGGATCAGCTCCAGAAGGGaaccagggctgctgccccccaccagcacccccaaaacaGGGGGGATTGAACCTGCTGTGACTCCTGGtacctgggagctgctggaaaccAACCCCCAGCTGAGATCCAGGCTCAGGCAGAAGCTCTAAGCACTGACCAGTACCAACACCACTCCTAGGGAAAGCAACCGTGGACAGTTTGCTCCTGATTCTCCTCCTTTGGGAGGAATTTTAACCTTGAACTGCAGGGATAAAACAGGGATGGGTGtccccagctcagtgctgcagaaacTCCACTGAACCCTTGGAGGAGCAGATCCTGAGAGCTGTGGGgaacctgagggagcagcccctgctctgaggGATCCCTCTGCCCCCAGACTCCAGGAATCTCATCAGCCTGTGCCATTTGTTCTCTGGGGagtctctgcagcagccctgggtccaggtccctgcctttcccccagcccaggagggTCAGGGAGTgcctggagggaaggagggtggCTGGCTGAccttttgtttgttgttttgcttttaaagtgCAGGATCATTACCAAAAGTCACAGCAAGCCagtcctcctcctctccagcacaAAACAGCAACGACAAGAGTGCTAAAAATTCTGGGCATTTCTCCAGCTGCTCAACAGGCCCTTCCAGGCTGCCCAGTAACCTCATGGATCCTCGCCCTACAACTACCGCATTTAAATACCCCAAATAACCTAGAGTTTGTTACAAATCCCAATTTACAGACTGTGCTGGACAGGAGTTGCACTgcctggtcctgctgcagggcagccccttccccagagcCGAGGGGGTCCCCGGGCTGGCTCACTGGTGCAGGTGGGCCCTGTCGTCGGGGCGCTTGATGTGGATCCTCCGCACGCGCTCGATGCGCTCCCGCTCCTCGTCCTCCTCCAGGTGGTGGGAgcgccctgcagcccctcctgtggCCTCCAGGAGGGCATTGTCCGGCCCCCTCCCGTCCTGGGACTCGTACAGAAGAATGTTCAGGGTCTCCTCGTAAATTCTGGCTTCTGGGAACTCcacctggcagggagggaagaggaggtCACTGACTGCAGGGGACAGGTTACCTCGGTGTGGGTTCCTGACACTCGGTGTTGCTGTTCCCTAACTGCACCCCAGAGACAGAAATCCTTTCAGGCACAATCCTTTCTATTCCATTTTTTGTTTCCAGCTTTTGAGTCCAACAACAAGTTGGGTTTTTACCAGAACCAGGCAGATCCCtcctgggaaagggaagaatGCAGGGAAGGTGTGCCATTGATGGATCCCTCCTTACATGGGGGTGTAGAgccagggaatggtttgggttgggagggatcATTTAGTCCCATCCCTAGATCATCTACTTGCAACTCCCAAACCCAAATGTAGTTAAATGCACAGGTTTGTCTGAAGATAGAGCTGGACTGAACATTATGGATACCACAACTTATATGGATACCACATGTGTTAAGGAATACCATAGGGCTTATATGGAATATCCCAACTGCCcagtgcaggcagctcctgctgcaccccCAGTATGAGCCCAGCTCCTACCCCACTCTCAATGCACTGATTACCCTCCAGAGGTGCTGAGCAATGACAAAGTGCCAGCCTGTTCAGCTGTCACTGTCCCAGTTTCCTGTACCTTGGTCTGCTTCTTCTCGGTGGCATAGACAATGGAGGTGCAGCAGACCTCGGCGATCTTGCGGCCCTGCCCGTAGAAGGACCAGCAGCAGATCTCATCCCCAATGACATCCTTGATGAAGAGCACCCTCCCGTTGAACCTCAGGGACAGCTTGTCAAAGAGCTCAATGTTCTTCAGCATGTTGTCATCAGAGTTGCTGTGGGAATGAAGGTAGCAGCAGGAATTTACAGAGTGCGTGGAAAGAGTGGGAGCAGTGAGCACTGACAGCTCTGAGATCCCAGATTCCTGTGTCACAGAaccccaggatggtttgggttggagggaccttaaagcccatccagtgccaccctgtgACGTGgacaggggcaccttccactagcccaggttgctccaagccccatccaacctggccttggacacttccagggatggggcaaagcaaagaaattaattcttatTATTTCACTTCAAACCATTCCTGAGCTCAGCACCCTGGATGGGCACTGTTATGTCATGAAACTTATAAGGGAATAAGGGAAAGAGGACAAGGCCCCCAGTTTGATGATTTCACCACTCACTGAGCTCTCTGTGTTCAACTACCACACTGCCATCCATGGGAATGCAGACAGCACTTGGCCAggagcctctgccagctgcacctAAGGATTAGAGGAACTCCTCTGGCACAGGCTCAGCCCTCCATGGATGGCAGCAGACTCCCTTCTGACTCCAGTTGGAAaataattggggaaaaatggagTGCCTGCCAACACCAATCTGTCATTGGgtctgggggaagaaaaaggaaacttttATAGTGGATTTTAGTCTATAAAAAACTTCCAATAATTCCAGCTGAAGTGACTTACCTGGTGTAGGAATATTTGTTGTTGCTTCTGTTATAGAGCAGCTTCACTGCTGGCTGTAAGAAACAAAGCACAGATGAGTtccagggagcacagcctgagctggaacctcagctcagcccaaggccCCACAGAGAAGCTGCAATAACAAATTCCCAGTGGGATTTCAGTGGTGTTACTGCTGTTGCTGCAAACCTGTGATGCACAGGTTGGCGATGGGGTTGCGATCCCTCCTGATCCCTTCTGGGACTGGATCCTCATCCATTCTTATCTTCCCTCTGTCTCATCAGCACTCCCTGCTATgtgcagggacactttccactgtcccaggttgctccaagccctgtccagcctggccttggacacttccagggatggggcagccacagctactctgggcaccctgagccagggcctccccaccctcacagggaagaattttttcctgatatcccatctaaccctgcaCTCCTTCAGCTTAAAGGCATCACCCTTATCCTGtcactccatcccttgtccagcactccagctctcttggagccccttcaggcactggaaggagctctgaggtctccccaaaggttctcctctccagcctggacACCCCCAGCTCGCTCCATGGCACATCCCAGTCTCTCTCACCTTGTTGGAGGTTGCAATCAGCTTCTGCTCCTCTTTGGAGGAGGTGATCACCGGGACCTTGCAGAAGGGCTCGTAGGTGTCCTTGTTCTGTGGGAGAAGGACCAAACAGCAGCTGAgtgacagcagctccctggcatAGCCACATTTCTTGGGAATGATCTCTGCTGAGGGGTCAGTGTCCAGTCTGTCTCTGTGgtgtccctggggagctgtggctggccaGGGACAGCTGAGGTGCCCATTCCTGTGCTCCACCACTGAATGTCCTGTGCCCAGTTAAACAGCAGGGTCTGGAATGGGGCTTATCTCAGACAGGACATCAGTGACAGTGGCATCAAACCCAAGATGGGAACCTCAGAGCATAACAAAGAACACAACAGgactccagcagctctggaaagaAGCTGGTTCTCCTAGATGTGACCAGACTCCAGCAGAGGACAACACGAAcaattcccatttccatcccagCCTCCAAAATCCCCAGATGAAgaccaggagaaaatcctgccCACCCCCAGGTGCCCCTGAGCCCCgtgcccacctgcagggctgcctggcattCATCCACCAGCCCCTGCACCAGGTAGTACTTGgcctcagccagcagctcctcgaTCTCGCGGCGGCTCTCCGGGAGCGGCACGGCCCCGTCCCGCAGGTAGTTCAGGATTGTCCCAAAGTGCTTCCCACAGCGGTCAATCAGgatccagcctggggacacagcaagGCCACAGTGAGGACAAGCTGAGATCAATGTGGCAAAAGGCCTTGGCAGAGCAAACTGGTGAAGGACATGGTGGAACTGGGAGTGGGAGGATGGAATGGGGAATGTGAGCAGagtgtggcacagctggagcttgGGATTGTGGTGGGaggagaatcatggaatggtttgggttggaagggaacttaaagcccatccagtccctGGGAATATATTCATGTGTTCCTGCTCAGGAGTCTGTGAAGGGTGAGTAAAAATAACCCCTGACCCTGCCCTGACCAGAGAGAGGCACTGAGGGTGTTCAAGGCTGatggaaatcacagaatggtctgggtgggaagagaccttaaatccatgggcagggacaccttccaccatcccaggctgctccaaaccccacccaacctggccttgggcacttccagggatggggcagccacagcttctctgggcaccctgtgccagggtgccaccacccctcacagggaagaatttctcctcaatatcccatctaaacctgcctctggcagtgggaagccattc
This is a stretch of genomic DNA from Ammospiza nelsoni isolate bAmmNel1 chromosome 18, bAmmNel1.pri, whole genome shotgun sequence. It encodes these proteins:
- the KCTD10 gene encoding BTB/POZ domain-containing adapter for CUL3-mediated RhoA degradation protein 3 isoform X1, which encodes MEEMSGESVVSSAVPAAATRTTSFKGSSPSSKYVKLNVGGALYYTTMQTLTKQDTMLKAMFSGRMEVLTDSEGWILIDRCGKHFGTILNYLRDGAVPLPESRREIEELLAEAKYYLVQGLVDECQAALQNKDTYEPFCKVPVITSSKEEQKLIATSNKPAVKLLYNRSNNKYSYTSNSDDNMLKNIELFDKLSLRFNGRVLFIKDVIGDEICCWSFYGQGRKIAEVCCTSIVYATEKKQTKVEFPEARIYEETLNILLYESQDGRGPDNALLEATGGAAGRSHHLEEDEERERIERVRRIHIKRPDDRAHLHQ
- the KCTD10 gene encoding BTB/POZ domain-containing adapter for CUL3-mediated RhoA degradation protein 3 isoform X2; translation: MSGESVVSSAVPAAATRTTSFKGSSPSSKYVKLNVGGALYYTTMQTLTKQDTMLKAMFSGRMEVLTDSEGWILIDRCGKHFGTILNYLRDGAVPLPESRREIEELLAEAKYYLVQGLVDECQAALQNKDTYEPFCKVPVITSSKEEQKLIATSNKPAVKLLYNRSNNKYSYTSNSDDNMLKNIELFDKLSLRFNGRVLFIKDVIGDEICCWSFYGQGRKIAEVCCTSIVYATEKKQTKVEFPEARIYEETLNILLYESQDGRGPDNALLEATGGAAGRSHHLEEDEERERIERVRRIHIKRPDDRAHLHQ